A single genomic interval of Melanotaenia boesemani isolate fMelBoe1 chromosome 4, fMelBoe1.pri, whole genome shotgun sequence harbors:
- the plrg1 gene encoding pleiotropic regulator 1: MSEDVQKHSVHTLVFRSLKRTHDMFVSDHAKAIALDDESHKMKMGVKLKTEYSQVLHMPVLKEGKDRVPQQPGTLHVQSYAQPGDDPEYLIAGTHAYPSGPGLALTADTKMHRNPSEAGVHSLALALPPSQARQDIGRTAASVADIHRHAGGAERVHPQSTAVSLMDGGATRNSALMRRAPTMPKPQWHPPWKLFRVISGHLGWVRSIAVEPGNQWFVTGSADRTIKIWDLASGKLKLSLTGHISTVRGVAVSNRSPYLFSCGEDKQVKCWDLEYNKVIRHYHGHLSAVYDLDLHPTIDVLVTCSRDATARVWDIRTKANVHTLTGHTNTVATVRCQAAEPQIITGSHDSTIRLWDLIAGKTRATLTNHKKSVRTLVLHPRQYTFASGSADNIKQWLFPDGSFIQNLSGHNAIINTLAVNSDGVLVSGADNGTIHMWDWRTGYNFQRIHAAVQPGSLDSESGIFACVFDNSESRLITAEADKTIKVYKEDDTATEETHPVNWKPEILKRKRF, encoded by the exons GACGTCCAGAAACATTCGGTCCACACGCTGGTGTTTAGATCTCTGAAAAGGACTCATGACATGTTTGTGTCAGACCATGCTAAGGCCATCGCGCTGGACGATGAAAG ccACAAAATGAAGATGGGTGTTAAACTGAAAACAGAATACAGCCAAGTTTTACACATGCCCGTCCTGAAGGAAGGGAAAGACAGAGTCCCGCAGCAACCAGGCACCCTGCATGTCCAAAGCTATGCACAACCAG GTGATGACCCAGAATACCTGATTGCTGGAACACATGCGTATCCCTCTGGACCTG GATTGGCTTTGACAGCTGACACAAAGATGCACAGGAATCCCAGCGAGGCTGGAGTACACTCCCTGGCTCTGGCTTTACCACCTTCACAGGCTAG GCAGGACATTGGCCGTACTGCGGCCAGCGTTGCCGACATCCATCGTCACGCAGGAGGGGCAGAGAGGGTTCATCCTCAGTCAACTGCAGTG TCGCTCATGGATGGAGGTGCCACCAGAAATTCTGCACTCATGAGGAGAGCACCAACGATGCCTAAACCTCAGTGGCATCCGCCATGGAAACTGTTTCGG GTCATCAGTGGTCATCTTGGTTGGGTCAGATCAATCGCTGTGGAGCCTGGGAATCAGTGGTTTGTCACAGGTTCTGCTGATAGAACTATAAAG ATCTGGGACCTGGCCAGTGGGAAACTCAAACTCTCTCTGACTGGACACATCAGTACAGTGCGTGGTGTGGCAGTGAGCAACCGAAGCCCTTACCTCTTCTCCTGTGGAGAAGACAAGCAAGTCAAATGTTGGGATCTGGAGTACAACAAG GTTATCAGGCACTACCACGGACACCTGAGTGCTGTGTACGATTTGGATCTGCATCCAACCATTGATGTGCTTGTGACATGCAGCAGAGATGCCACTGCAAGG GTGTGGGATATCAGGACAAAAGCTAACGTGCACACGCTAACAGGTCACACCAACACAGTTGCCACAGTGAGATGCCAAGCAGCAGAGCCTCAAATTATCACtg GAAGCCACGATTCCACCATCAGGCTGTGGGATCTGATTGCTGGAAAAACCAGAGCGACTCTGACAAACCACAAGAAGTCTGTCCGAACTCTGGTGCTGCACCCCAGACA ATACACATTTGCCTCTGGATCAGCTGATAACATCAAACAATGGCTGTTCCCAGATGGCAGCTTCATCCAGAATCTTTCCGGCCATAATGCCATTATCAACACTCTGGCTGTTAACTCTGATGGTGTGTTGGTGTCTGGAG CTGATAATGGTACCATCCACATGTGGGATTGGAGGACGGGATACAACTTCCAGCGGATTCACGCAGCCGTGCAGCCTGGATCTCTGGACAGTGAGTCTGGAATCTTCGCCTGCGTGTTCGACAACTCGGAGAGCCGACTGATCACCGCAGAGGCTGACAAGACCATTAAAGTTTACAAAGAGGACGACACAGCT aCCGAAGAAACCCACCCAGTCAATTGGAAACCAGAAATCCTCAAAAGGAAAAGATTCTGA